One window from the genome of Equus quagga isolate Etosha38 chromosome 6, UCLA_HA_Equagga_1.0, whole genome shotgun sequence encodes:
- the LOC124240607 gene encoding zinc finger protein 782-like has protein sequence MTVEFTQEEWRHLGPAQRALYRDLMLENYSHLVSVGYCFTKPKVVFNLEEGEEPYLLEEEFLNRSSPERKYCQLDDLLEKS, from the exons ATGACTGTGGAGTTCACCCAAGAGGAGTGGCGGCACCTGGGCCCTGCTCAGAGGGCCCTGTACAGAGATCTGATGCTGGAGAACTACAGCCACCTGGTCTCCGTGG GGTATTGTTTTACAAAACCAAAAGTGGTCTTCAActtggaggaaggagaagagccGTATTTGTTAGAGGAAGAATTCCTAAACAGGAGCTCCCCAG aaagaaaat ACTGCCAACTTGATGACCTCCTAGAAAAGAGCTag